One region of Paralichthys olivaceus isolate ysfri-2021 chromosome 12, ASM2471397v2, whole genome shotgun sequence genomic DNA includes:
- the grhl3 gene encoding grainyhead-like protein 3 homolog produces the protein MTKETETLGLVFQSENFNYNHYTNYNMDSWSYPDTLEQSHSKPRLHPGDDLTALTMLYEQCKNQKEQKMNCNRGNNINKMTERSPTNGNELISLDASANVMKILSENIPTSHPQEVLGSKLHTSLPISVPTTSDTYTTLTSVVTDTYDKQELNIIFDSLLQKWPESSAFPGSETLPYSDPFPEDTSSPVYSGSYTGSPPPERFRSEFQFSLGAPSASAYKSNALPMVYLNKGQFYPISLQGVDSSACLTSTKVKTVVMAVFENDKSPEMQLRFWNHWHARQPTVKQRVIDIADYKEVFSGISNIEEVAFNALSFVWNPSEEAKVYIGINSLSTDFSSQKGVKGLPLNLQIDTYDFSSGTNQLIHRAACQVKIFCDKGAERKMRDEDRKRSKRRGKSANDANAKSQVSSSMGSECTFFRTLDDHVTQPVLFIPETHLSSLQRMAAPMDEAERNSLKRLYPDREQSSPPPSKQARREDPQRVLLYVRSGVEEVFDALMLSSPTVSGLQEAISEKYGVQKDTIGKIYKKCKRGIYVNMDDNIIEHYTNQSAFLIEMSEVVSGQFQVTLVEV, from the exons ATGACCAAAGAGACTGA GACTCTGGGACTAGTTTTTCAGAGCGAGAACTTCAACTACAACCACTACACAAACTACAACATGGACTCCTGGTCCTACCCGGACACCCTCGAGCAGAGCCACTCCAAACCCAGACTCCACCCTGGAGATGACCTGACAGCCTTAACAATGCTGTATGAGCAGTGCAAG aACCAGAAAGAGCAGAAGATGAACTGCAACCGCGGCAATAACATCAACAAAATGACAGAGAG GTCCCCAACGAACGGCAATGAGCTCATCTCGCTGGACGCTTCCGCCAACGTCATGAAGATCCTCTCCGAGAACATTCCCACCAGCCACCCTCAGGAAGTTCTGGGATCCAAGCTTCACACCTCCCTGCCCATTTCCGTCCCCACCACCTCGGACACCTACACCACTTTGACCAGCGTGGTGACCGACACCTACGACAAACAGGAGCTCAACATCATCTTCGACTCCCTGCTGCAGAAGTGGCCCGAGTCCAGTGCTTTCCCCGGCAGCGAG ACTCTTCCCTACAGCGACCCCTTCCCAGAGGACACCTCCAGCCCCGTCTACTCCGGCTCCTACACCGGCTCCCCACCACCTGAGAGATTCAGGAGCGAGTTCCAGTTTTCCCTGGGAGCTCCCTCAGCTTCTGCTTACAAGTCTAATGCGTTGCCCATGGTCTACCTGAACAAGGGACAGTTCTACCCCATCTCCCTGCAGGGAGTGGACAGCAGTGCTTGCCTCACATCTACCAAAGTCAAA ACGGTCGTGATGGCTGTGTTTGAGAACGACAAGAGCCCAGAAATGCAGCTCCGCTTTTGGAATCACTGGCATGCGCGGCAACCAACTGTCAAGCAGAGGGTCATTGACATTG cGGACTACAAAGAAGTGTTCAGTGGCATCAGCAACATTGAGGAGGTGGCTTTCAATGCGCTCTCCTTTGTGTGGAACCCCAGTGAAGAAGCCAAG GTTTACATCGGCATCAACTCCCTGAGCACTGACTTCTCCTCTCAGAAGGGAGTGAAAGGCCTCCCCCTGAACCTGCAGATCGACACCTACGACTTCAGCTCGGGAACCAACCAGCTCATACACAGAGCCGCCTGCCAGGTCAAGATCTTCTGTGATAAG ggtgcagagaggaagatgCGTGATGAGGACAGGAAGAGGagcaagaggagaggaaagagcgCTAATGATGCCAACG CCAAGTCTCAAGTGAGCAGCTCCATGGGCAGTGAGTGTACCTTCTTCCGGACACTGGACGACCACGTCACTCAGCCGGTTCTCTTCATCCCAGAAACACACCTCTCCAGTTTACAGCGCATG gCCGCTCCCATGGACGAGGCGGAAAG GAATTCTCTGAAGAGGCTGTACCCcgacagagagcagagcagcccCCCACCCAGCAAGCAGGCCCGCAGAGAAGACCCACAGAGAG TTCTGTTGTACGTGAGGTCAGGAGTAGAGGAGGTGTTTGATGCGCTCATGCTCAGCTCGCCCACAGTGTCGGGCCTACAAGAAGCT ATCTCAGAAAAGTATGGCGTGCAAAAAGACACCATTGGGAAAATCTACAAAAAATGCAAGAGAGG GATTTACGTCAACATGGACGACAACATCATCGAACACTACACCAACCAGTCGGCCTTCCTCATCGAGATGTCGGAGGTGGTGTCCGGTCAGTTCCAGGTCACCCTCGTCGAAGTATGA